One Nitrospirota bacterium DNA segment encodes these proteins:
- a CDS encoding PAS domain S-box protein codes for MQNILIVDDRAENLLVLETILAQPDVNIVRAVSGKEALWNLLRDEFALVILDVQMPEMDGFETASFIRSNNKTRTVPIIFISAVSIEEKFISKGYEIGAVDYLVKPVDDAILKSKVNAFLALHKQKQLITEHSELLRKANEELEKEIRIIFEQAPIGINIIELTSGRLVKFNQTFCNITGYSHDELSTLTWQNITHPDDIAQQLDGLKRLYSGSLSVFSTEKRYIRKDSNIVWVSFKCIPLCVRENKLTLSLAIVEDITYKKQMEDIIKTERDKLKSIMDTMEDGIYIVTKDNDIDFINKSLLKEFGEVNGRKCYEYFHDRTQQCPWCKNNEVFAGKSVTWEWHSSKNNKTYSLFDTPLRNIDESIYKFEIFHDISDIKKAQAIMKRELDFQRAVAEVSEALLSPEMDIDDISVIVNKQAMKLTESLHGYVSETDRSAPEQTVSQYNVDNRYLRLAFPKDNDGYDALWGYAIDTKQAFYTNNPKEHTAYKCCIPEGNIPVKRFMCVPAIIKNNLIGNIALSNAERDYTDEDLNIIQRLAAIYAIAIDRKRMDEDLKTLNCNLEAMVKAETEKRQNQEQMLIQQSKMASMGEMIGLIAHQWRQPLNAIGLNIQDLGETYSCGEINDKYVEDIVGSTMNQINFMSKTIDDFKNFFIPAKEKQLFNVKTAIEELLSMFVHVFNRSKIHISIKTEQDALLVTEGYPNEFKQVVLNILNNSRDAVVTKKKNAPEINGWIELSINNNEGKSKVIVSIKDNGGGIPESIKERIFEPYFTTKGAGGTGIGLYMSKTIIETNMGGSLTVRNCDSGAEVRIEI; via the coding sequence ATGCAAAATATATTAATTGTTGACGACAGAGCGGAAAATCTTCTGGTGCTGGAAACCATCCTTGCCCAGCCCGACGTCAATATCGTAAGAGCAGTAAGCGGTAAAGAGGCGCTGTGGAATCTTTTGCGCGATGAGTTTGCATTAGTGATACTGGATGTGCAGATGCCTGAAATGGACGGCTTTGAGACGGCATCTTTTATCAGGAGCAATAACAAAACCAGGACGGTTCCAATAATTTTCATAAGCGCAGTAAGCATAGAAGAGAAATTTATTTCTAAAGGATATGAAATTGGAGCCGTGGATTACTTAGTAAAACCAGTTGATGATGCGATTTTAAAAAGCAAGGTAAATGCCTTTCTGGCACTTCACAAACAAAAGCAGTTAATTACCGAACACTCCGAACTGCTGCGTAAAGCTAACGAGGAGTTGGAAAAAGAAATAAGGATTATCTTTGAGCAAGCGCCAATTGGAATTAACATTATAGAGTTAACCTCCGGCAGATTAGTTAAATTTAATCAAACTTTCTGCAATATAACTGGTTATTCCCACGATGAATTATCAACACTCACATGGCAAAACATTACCCATCCAGATGATATCGCGCAACAACTGGATGGATTAAAACGTTTATACAGCGGCAGTTTATCAGTTTTCAGTACGGAGAAAAGATATATTCGTAAAGATTCAAACATAGTATGGGTAAGCTTTAAATGTATCCCCTTGTGTGTAAGAGAAAATAAACTAACACTTAGCCTGGCCATCGTTGAAGATATAACTTATAAGAAACAGATGGAGGATATAATTAAAACAGAGAGGGATAAGCTTAAATCGATAATGGATACGATGGAGGATGGTATATATATAGTTACTAAAGACAATGATATAGATTTTATTAATAAATCTTTGCTAAAAGAGTTCGGAGAAGTGAATGGCCGTAAGTGTTACGAGTATTTTCATGACAGAACGCAACAATGCCCATGGTGTAAAAACAATGAAGTTTTTGCAGGAAAAAGCGTTACATGGGAATGGCATTCATCGAAAAACAACAAGACATATTCGCTTTTCGATACTCCATTAAGGAATATAGACGAATCAATATATAAGTTTGAAATATTTCATGATATTTCAGACATTAAAAAAGCACAGGCTATAATGAAACGGGAACTGGATTTTCAGAGAGCAGTGGCAGAGGTGTCTGAGGCATTACTCTCTCCTGAAATGGATATAGATGATATTTCTGTAATTGTAAATAAACAGGCAATGAAACTAACGGAAAGTTTACACGGATATGTCTCAGAGACAGACAGAAGCGCGCCGGAGCAGACAGTCAGCCAGTATAATGTGGATAATAGATACCTGCGACTGGCTTTTCCAAAGGATAATGATGGCTATGATGCTTTGTGGGGATACGCTATAGATACAAAACAGGCGTTTTACACTAATAACCCGAAAGAGCACACTGCTTACAAATGTTGTATTCCTGAGGGGAATATTCCAGTGAAGCGCTTTATGTGTGTTCCGGCAATTATAAAAAATAATTTGATTGGTAATATTGCGCTTTCAAATGCTGAGAGAGATTATACAGATGAAGATCTTAATATCATACAACGTTTAGCTGCTATTTACGCCATAGCAATAGATCGTAAACGGATGGACGAGGATTTAAAAACACTAAATTGCAATCTTGAGGCTATGGTAAAAGCAGAGACCGAAAAAAGACAAAATCAGGAACAAATGCTGATTCAACAATCCAAGATGGCATCCATGGGTGAGATGATAGGATTAATAGCCCACCAATGGAGACAACCTTTGAATGCTATAGGATTAAACATACAGGATTTAGGCGAAACATATTCCTGCGGTGAGATTAATGATAAATATGTTGAAGATATAGTTGGCTCTACAATGAATCAGATTAACTTTATGTCAAAAACTATTGATGATTTCAAAAACTTCTTTATTCCCGCAAAGGAAAAACAACTGTTCAATGTAAAAACAGCCATAGAAGAGTTGTTGTCAATGTTTGTACATGTTTTCAATAGAAGCAAGATACACATTTCTATCAAAACTGAACAGGACGCATTACTGGTCACTGAGGGATATCCTAACGAGTTTAAACAGGTGGTGCTCAATATTTTGAATAACTCAAGGGATGCAGTTGTAACAAAAAAGAAAAATGCTCCTGAAATAAATGGGTGGATAGAACTTAGTATAAATAACAATGAAGGCAAATCCAAAGTTATAGTTTCAATAAAAGACAATGGCGGGGGAATCCCTGAAAGTATAAAAGAGAGAATCTTTGAGCCTTATTTTACAACTAAGGGCGCCGGGGGGACAGGTATTGGGCTTTATATGTCAAAGACAATTATTGAAACAAATATGGGTGGTAGTTTAACAGTAAGAAATTGTGATAGTGGTGCCGAGGTCAGGATTGAGATATGA
- a CDS encoding chemotaxis protein CheB translates to MKYEAVVIGASAGGIEALKRLLIGLPDDFPLPVIVVLHLHRDTKDELIHFFSKIVRLKVKYAEDKEKIQNGFIYIAPPDYHLLIEDDKTFSLSVDPRVNYSRPSIDVLFETAADAFTKHCFGIILTGANSDGSVGLKRIKERGGTTIVQNPESAQYPAMPLAAINESTVDYILNLPEIADKLNELSR, encoded by the coding sequence ATGAAGTATGAGGCTGTTGTAATAGGCGCATCCGCCGGTGGGATTGAAGCGCTTAAAAGACTTTTAATTGGGTTGCCCGACGATTTTCCCCTCCCTGTCATAGTGGTATTACACTTGCATCGGGATACAAAAGATGAGTTAATTCATTTCTTCAGCAAAATTGTCCGGTTAAAGGTCAAATATGCAGAGGATAAGGAAAAAATTCAAAATGGTTTTATATATATTGCTCCGCCGGATTATCATCTGCTGATAGAAGACGACAAAACGTTTTCTCTGTCAGTGGATCCACGTGTAAATTATTCCCGTCCATCGATAGACGTGCTTTTTGAAACTGCCGCGGATGCTTTTACTAAGCACTGTTTTGGTATAATATTGACCGGAGCCAACAGTGATGGCAGTGTGGGTTTAAAGAGGATAAAAGAGCGGGGAGGCACAACGATAGTACAAAACCCTGAAAGCGCACAATATCCAGCAATGCCCCTGGCAGCAATCAATGAAAGCACGGTTGACTATATTTTAAATTTGCCTGAGATTGCTGATAAACTTAACGAATTATCGAGGTAA
- a CDS encoding protein-glutamate O-methyltransferase CheR, with translation MDYYDNEDNENLEIMLLLEAIHSKYGYDFRNYSKASIKRRIKHRMSVSGINKITEIINRVIYDRPFFVELLGDFSISTTEMFRDPEFFHTLRKTIIPELSQLPFLKIWVAGCSTGEEVYSLSIVLREENLYDKTIIYATDYSERALNSAKKGIFDLKLLKKYASNYLQTGGMHSFSDYFTTEGDCAIIDQSLKQNVVFSVHNLASDGVFGEMNIIFCRNVLIYFNRELQNRVFGLFTESLETGGYLCLGSKETIRLSSFSNNYIQVLKEEKIYKRNPVSNSQKECHEV, from the coding sequence ATGGACTACTACGATAACGAAGACAATGAAAACTTAGAAATAATGCTCCTTCTTGAGGCTATACACTCAAAGTACGGATACGATTTCAGAAATTATTCAAAAGCCTCGATAAAAAGAAGAATAAAGCACAGGATGTCTGTATCGGGGATAAACAAGATAACTGAAATTATTAACAGAGTGATATATGACAGGCCGTTTTTTGTAGAATTGCTCGGGGATTTTTCGATAAGCACAACCGAGATGTTCCGTGACCCTGAGTTCTTTCATACTTTGAGAAAAACTATAATTCCTGAGCTAAGCCAATTGCCATTTCTAAAAATCTGGGTAGCAGGCTGCTCAACCGGCGAGGAGGTGTATTCCCTTAGCATAGTGCTAAGAGAGGAAAACCTTTACGATAAAACCATAATATACGCAACCGATTACAGCGAGAGAGCGCTAAATAGTGCAAAAAAGGGCATCTTTGATCTGAAATTATTAAAAAAATACGCCTCCAACTACTTACAGACCGGAGGGATGCACTCATTCAGCGATTACTTCACAACTGAAGGTGATTGTGCTATAATTGATCAGTCGTTAAAACAAAACGTAGTGTTTTCAGTTCATAACCTTGCATCAGACGGTGTGTTTGGTGAGATGAACATCATTTTTTGCAGAAACGTGTTGATATATTTTAACAGAGAGCTGCAGAACAGAGTGTTTGGATTATTTACCGAATCGCTGGAGACGGGCGGCTATCTTTGCCTGGGTTCAAAAGAAACCATTCGGCTCTCAAGCTTTTCCAACAATTATATACAGGTTCTGAAAGAGGAAAAGATATATAAAAGAAACCCTGTCTCAAATTCCCAAAAGGAGTGCCATGAAGTATGA
- a CDS encoding response regulator: protein MIKNLKIGTRIAIGYLLMLFVFLLLFSYSISRLDFAANQIKNLYEHPFTVKGKLLSTDANIFRARYLLRKAYFLPNNEAVLEMKTEISAIDPEILNDLTVAEDMFLGDKKIIRNIRKNYEKYISLHDDYFDLLLQGKKTEAEKQLDTKLYENATDNEKLLKEAIEFASVKAKLFYENTQKSNNESRNILYFILAGAMLICSVFAFIFTRSITSPIRRLILITKEIGSGNLNINIDVSERGEIGQLSKSFLLMTENLRNISSDRDIEDWKKTGYTQIGEIMRGEQDVITLSQRLIVFISEYMGALIGAIYLTQKTQNTLKLTGTYAHTKRKNLSNEFAFGDGVTGQAALEKQSILLTEVPEDYIKITSGLGESAPSNILVTPLIYNGEVKGVIELGAFTAFTERHMEFMKSVSEAIAISFGVVQSRDSMKELLILTQNQSEELQEQQEELRANNEALANQTKTLRASELKLQEQQEELRQANEELEEHARLMEKQRDEIKKKNIQLERNQELNLQKTRELEITSKYKSEFLANMSHELRTPLNSVLLLSKFLMENKEGNLTEKQVECASTVYSSGNDLLLLINDILDLSKVEAGKVELNIGAMETDRLKTFIVRTFSPFAEEKNLSLQVIVSENAPKYIHTDVQKTEQIIRNLLSNAIKFTEEKGFIRVMIDKDSLGNALSISVSDTGIGIHADKLGVIFEAFKQADGTTSRRFGGTGLGLTISKELVKLLRGEITVKSEVGSGSTFTILIPDVQHVAPSDVLSEKTLESKSQLKLIGKVSEDDRESMSPDDKSILIIEDDIAFAKILLEISRERGYKCIIAQDGGHGIGYAHKYKPNAIILDMGLPDLDGWTVIERLKDSSETRNIPIHIISASEKNIDVMKSGSVGYLTKPVNMKNIEEAFNRLESIYSDEKKQILAINLNIQQETALKELLKNTYVGVDYVSAKKAQKIVESNQYNFIIMNITDNEPVSFTFLDIIKNSETLCNIPVIIYNSSQLSVGDEIKLNMYAHRIVLKTVKSPDRLLDEIVLFLHLEESQLPEEKQKILLRVHDKEHIFKNRNILVTDDDSRNVFALTSILEGEGMNVFTARNGTECLDILKKNDTLEVILMDIMMPEMDGYAAISEVRKIKQYKEIPIIALTAKAMKEDRMRCIEAGANDYISKPVDKDRLLSLLRIWLYQ from the coding sequence ATGATTAAAAATCTAAAAATCGGAACTCGTATTGCCATAGGGTATCTGCTCATGTTATTTGTTTTTCTTCTTCTGTTCTCTTATTCAATAAGCAGACTGGATTTCGCAGCCAATCAGATAAAAAATCTCTACGAGCATCCTTTCACGGTAAAAGGCAAATTACTATCAACCGATGCGAATATATTCAGAGCCAGATATTTATTAAGAAAGGCTTATTTTCTGCCTAATAATGAAGCTGTTTTGGAAATGAAAACAGAGATATCCGCTATAGACCCTGAAATATTAAACGATCTGACAGTAGCAGAAGATATGTTTTTGGGCGATAAAAAAATAATAAGAAACATTCGTAAAAATTATGAGAAATATATTTCGCTTCACGATGATTATTTTGATCTGCTGTTACAGGGCAAAAAGACTGAGGCTGAGAAACAGTTGGATACTAAATTGTACGAAAATGCTACAGACAATGAGAAGTTACTAAAAGAAGCAATAGAGTTTGCCTCTGTCAAAGCAAAGTTGTTTTATGAAAACACTCAGAAATCAAATAATGAATCCAGAAATATTTTATATTTTATTTTAGCTGGAGCAATGCTTATCTGCAGTGTATTTGCGTTTATCTTTACACGGAGCATTACCTCTCCTATTAGAAGGTTAATACTAATAACCAAAGAAATAGGTTCAGGTAATTTAAACATTAACATAGATGTATCAGAGCGGGGCGAAATAGGCCAGTTATCCAAATCGTTTCTGCTTATGACGGAAAACTTACGCAATATATCTTCTGACAGAGACATCGAGGACTGGAAAAAAACAGGATACACACAAATAGGCGAAATAATGCGCGGCGAACAGGATGTTATAACTCTTTCTCAAAGACTGATAGTGTTTATTTCCGAATACATGGGAGCACTGATAGGAGCAATTTACCTGACGCAGAAAACCCAAAACACCCTGAAGCTAACCGGCACATATGCACACACAAAACGAAAGAATTTGTCTAACGAATTTGCATTTGGAGACGGAGTGACAGGTCAGGCTGCGCTGGAAAAACAAAGCATACTATTAACAGAGGTTCCTGAAGATTATATAAAGATAACATCAGGGCTGGGAGAGAGCGCACCCTCAAACATATTGGTTACGCCGCTTATTTATAACGGTGAGGTAAAAGGCGTTATAGAGCTGGGAGCATTCACAGCATTCACAGAACGTCATATGGAGTTTATGAAATCTGTTTCCGAGGCTATTGCAATATCTTTCGGCGTAGTACAATCACGGGATAGTATGAAAGAACTTTTGATTCTTACCCAAAACCAGTCCGAGGAGCTTCAGGAACAGCAGGAGGAATTAAGGGCTAACAATGAGGCTCTGGCAAATCAGACAAAGACGCTGAGAGCCTCTGAACTTAAGCTTCAGGAACAACAGGAGGAACTCAGGCAGGCCAACGAGGAGCTCGAGGAACACGCACGCCTTATGGAAAAACAACGGGATGAGATAAAGAAAAAGAACATACAACTTGAAAGAAATCAGGAGCTTAACCTTCAAAAAACCAGGGAACTCGAAATAACGAGCAAGTATAAATCAGAGTTCCTGGCAAACATGTCGCATGAGTTGAGAACACCGCTTAACAGTGTCCTGTTACTTTCAAAATTTCTCATGGAAAATAAAGAGGGCAACCTTACAGAAAAACAAGTGGAGTGTGCCTCAACGGTTTACTCATCGGGCAATGACCTTCTGCTATTGATAAACGATATTCTGGATCTGTCAAAAGTCGAGGCCGGCAAAGTTGAATTAAACATCGGGGCCATGGAGACAGACAGGCTGAAAACATTTATAGTGAGGACATTTTCACCTTTTGCAGAGGAAAAGAATTTGTCTTTACAAGTGATTGTATCAGAAAATGCACCAAAGTATATTCACACCGATGTTCAAAAAACAGAGCAGATAATCAGAAACCTGCTGTCAAATGCCATTAAATTTACAGAAGAAAAAGGCTTCATCAGGGTAATGATAGACAAGGATTCTCTCGGCAACGCATTGTCAATTTCAGTTTCCGACACCGGCATTGGAATTCATGCGGATAAGTTAGGAGTTATTTTTGAGGCTTTTAAACAAGCCGATGGAACAACGAGCAGACGGTTCGGAGGCACCGGGCTTGGGCTTACAATATCCAAAGAATTGGTTAAGCTGCTCAGAGGTGAAATAACAGTTAAGAGTGAGGTTGGCTCAGGCAGTACCTTTACCATACTTATACCTGACGTACAACACGTTGCTCCTTCTGATGTACTCTCTGAAAAAACACTGGAGAGCAAATCCCAACTTAAATTGATAGGAAAAGTGTCAGAGGATGACAGGGAGAGCATGTCACCGGATGATAAATCAATCTTAATAATAGAGGATGACATAGCATTTGCAAAAATCCTGCTGGAAATAAGCCGCGAAAGAGGCTATAAGTGCATAATAGCACAGGACGGAGGACACGGCATAGGGTACGCACATAAATATAAACCTAATGCGATAATTTTGGACATGGGTTTGCCAGATTTAGATGGTTGGACGGTTATTGAAAGGTTAAAAGACTCCTCGGAGACGCGCAACATTCCAATACACATAATATCTGCATCGGAAAAAAACATAGATGTTATGAAATCCGGCAGTGTCGGCTATTTAACAAAGCCCGTCAACATGAAAAACATTGAAGAGGCTTTCAACAGACTGGAAAGTATCTACTCTGATGAAAAAAAACAGATTCTGGCAATTAACCTTAATATTCAACAGGAGACGGCACTTAAGGAACTGTTAAAAAACACTTACGTGGGCGTGGATTATGTGTCGGCAAAAAAAGCTCAAAAGATAGTAGAATCTAATCAGTATAATTTTATAATAATGAATATTACAGATAATGAGCCTGTAAGTTTCACTTTTTTAGATATAATAAAAAACTCGGAAACACTGTGCAACATACCGGTAATAATCTATAACAGCTCACAGCTTAGTGTCGGGGATGAGATAAAACTCAACATGTATGCCCACAGGATAGTGCTTAAAACTGTAAAATCACCCGACAGGCTGCTTGATGAAATCGTGCTGTTTTTACATCTTGAGGAATCACAATTGCCGGAGGAAAAACAGAAGATACTCCTGAGAGTGCACGATAAAGAGCATATATTTAAGAACAGAAACATACTGGTAACCGATGATGATTCCAGAAACGTGTTTGCCTTAACGAGCATACTTGAGGGGGAGGGAATGAACGTGTTTACGGCAAGAAACGGGACAGAGTGCCTCGATATATTAAAGAAAAACGATACACTTGAGGTTATACTTATGGACATAATGATGCCGGAGATGGACGGTTACGCAGCAATAAGTGAGGTAAGGAAAATCAAACAATATAAAGAGATACCGATCATAGCTCTCACCGCTAAGGCAATGAAAGAAGACAGAATGAGGTGCATAGAGGCCGGAGCAAACGATTATATTTCAAAACCTGTTGATAAGGACAGACTTCTGTCCCTGTTACGAATTTGGCTATATCAATGA